One Clupea harengus chromosome 11, Ch_v2.0.2, whole genome shotgun sequence DNA window includes the following coding sequences:
- the cdc42ep5 gene encoding cdc42 effector protein 5, which produces MPLHKSARARLDPTMISAPLGDFRHTMHIGRGGDAFGDTSFLATQGSASADSSSPDPASTGATTDSEALLNHDSPDGNFNTPDSYKLQHSESVSSFDLDLDLGPSIMGDVLGVMDGLSLDSNWTTANNGDEEEVFSPSQGTLDMEMAGVDSTVNSKNEVNEKKRMEGADGEENGEKGLDQLNDENGWKVKGLKPKVRFSEKREEIIGQLDEGDSQEVEGEEMECPSPTEVEHEEDGMVSPEKVSGEAEPANHRAESPPSSTSSLSSEYEGVAPLDRRRENEQQSETDSEEEGGVDGQRGYTFEDEFDDEIGL; this is translated from the coding sequence ATGCCTCTCCATAAGTCTGCACGGGCGCGCTTAGACCCCACCATGATATCCGCCCCACTTGGGGATTTCCGCCACACCATGCACATTGGTCGGGGTGGTGATGCCTTTGGAGATACTTCCTTTCTTGCCACCCAAGGCTCCGCCTCAGCAGACTCCTCCAGCCCTGACCCAGCATCTACAGGGGCAACCACTGACTCTGAGGCACTTCTGAACCATGATTCACCAGATGGTAATTTTAACACCCCAGATTCATACAAGCTACAGCACTCAGAGTCTGTGTCATCATTTGACCTGGACCTGGATCTGGGACCCTCCATCATGGGGGATGTTCTGGGAGTGATGGATGGGTTGAGTTTGGACTCCAATTGGACTACAGCCAACAatggggatgaggaggaggtctTCAGTCCCAGCCAAGGCACCCTGGATATGGAGATGGCCGGAGTGGACTCGACTGTAAACTCAAAGAACGAAGTGAACGAGAAGAAGAGGATGGAGGGTGCAGATGgagaagaaaatggagagaagggCCTGGATCAGTTAAACGATGAAAATGGATGGAAGGTAAAAGGCCTCAAGCCCAAAGTGAGGTTCAGCGAGAAAAGGGAGGAGATCATCGGTCAGTTGGATGAAGGAGACAGCCAGGAGGTGGAGGGTGAGGAGATGGAGTGCCCCAGCCCCACAGAAGTGGAGCATGAGGAAGATGGCATGGTGTCTCCTGAGAAGGTGTCAGGAGAAGCAGAGCctgccaatcacagagctgaaTCCCCACCGAGCTCCACCTCATCTCTCAGTTCCGAATATGAGGGAGTTGCCCCATTGGATAGAAGGAGGGAAAATGAGCAGCAGTCAGAGACAGATtcggaagaggaaggaggagttGACGGCCAGCGTGGCTACACATTTGAGGATGAGTTTGATGATGAGATCGGCCTGTAA